One Grus americana isolate bGruAme1 chromosome Z, bGruAme1.mat, whole genome shotgun sequence DNA window includes the following coding sequences:
- the GRP gene encoding gastrin-releasing peptide: MRRPGALPLLALALLAAQGGAAPLQPGGSPALTKIYPRGSHWAVGHLMGKKSTGDFPYVYEEENKTPFSALPENIKQLEDYLQWEEISKYLLRLLEGNENKSAHFLKGGLPWYTRNTWETDDNSSWKDMMDYLLQVVNMKEGTPS; encoded by the exons aTGCGGCGGCCCGGCGCTCTGCCGCTGCTGGCGCTGGCGCTGCTGGCGGCACAGGGCGGCGCGGCGCCCCTGCAGCCCGGCGGCTCCCCCGCGCTCACCAAGATCTACCCCCGCGGCAGCCACTGGGCTGTGG GACatttaatggggaaaaagagCACTGGAGATTTTCCTTATGtttatgaagaagaaaataagaccCCGTTTTCAGCATTACCTGAAAATATCAAGCAGCTGGAAGACTATCTGCAGTGGGAAGAAATCTCAAAATACTTGCTACGGCTGCTGGaagggaatgaaaataaaagtgctCACTTTTTAAAAGGAGGGCTTCCCTGGTATACCAGGAACACCTGGGAGACAGATGACAATAGCAGTTGGAAAGAC aTGATGGACTATCTGCTTCAAGTTGTGAATATGAAAGAGGGCACTccaagctga